The window AAGCTTAGATACAACCTGCCCGATAGGACCTTATATTGTGCATAAGTCAGTGGTCGAGGATCATGGTGCGCTCCATGTGGAAACAAAGGTAAACGGAGAGGTTCGCCAGTCTGCCAGTACAGAATTAATGATTTTCTCCATCGAGAATATTGTTTCTACTCTTTCAAAAGGGATGACACTAGAAGCTGGTGACATCATTGCAACGGGAACACCTTCTGGGGTTGGCAAAGGCTTTGAACCGCCTAAGTTCTTAGCTTCAGGGGATCGAATTGACATCACGATTGAGCCGATTGGAACGCTATCGAATCGCGTCAAATAAAGAGTGCGATGACACAGGATTGTCGCTTTGTGTTCGACTTATTTCGTGGTACGATGAGAAGGTAATTGTTCTGATAAAGGGGGAAATAACAGATGGGAACGCATTTACATATTACAGCATGGGTGCTAGGGATTATTTTATTCTTCGTTGCCTTTGCTCTAGCAGGTAAAAACGACAAAGGTGCTAAAATTGTGCACATGATTGTCAGACTATTGTACTTGATCATTATCGCAACAGGCGTAGAGCTGTATGTTCGCACAGGAATGAAAATTCCAGGTTTCGGTGGCGAGTATATCGGTAAAATGATTCTCGGTATCCTTGTGATCGGCTTCATGGAAATGGTTCTTGTACGCAAGAAAAAAGGAAAATCGGTGACTGGTGTATTGATTGGTTTTATCGTGTTCGCGATTGTGACCATTCTTCTCGGTTTACGTCTGCCGATCGGTTTCCATATCTTTTAACATAAAAAGGGCATTGCTTATACGAAGCAGTGTCCTTTTTATATGCCATCAAATTGCGAAACCGACCGGTAACCGTCAGAAGTGGTCCATTCAAAACGAATTTGACCTGCGACGGAGTCATGGTGACATTGAAGGGCAAGTGATTGTGAATCTGTCGAAAACTGAAAGAAAGAAACTCGTTGAAAAGAATGAAAGGAGGAGAAAACACAATCGTAGACGGAAAAACCAAGCTGCTCTACCTGTGCAATGATTTCATAAAAAACGTTTTCAGGAACGAACATCAGTAGGTCAAGCCATCCTTTCGCAAGTGATGCCGTATATTGAATCACTTCACCGCCTTGTACTTCTACTAGCTGCCCACTTTCATGAAGTATCATGGACCCGAGCAGTTCCCCTTTGGTCCACCTGCCATTTTCCTTCAAACAGATCATCGTGCTTTGAAGACTTTCTGGCAGCATGATGTCTCCTTCTTCATCTTCAATCAGACAATACCCGTTTTCAATCAGTAAATACCCGCTGCACCATCTTCGACTGCAGCGTTCAAGCTGCTTCATTCGTTTTTCCATTTGCAAAAGCTCCTTTCCTCTTTCTTTTCTTACCAAATCATGCTTGTCCTATACGCCCGAGAAAAAAAGGACAAATCAACTATCAAGGAGACGATGCATAAACTAAGAAAGGCTGAATGAGAACACTTGAGGAAAAACGGATGGGAGCTGATGATGATGTGTGGAATAACAGGCTGGGCAGACTTTAAAAAGCAGCTCATCCAACAGGATCATGTAATCAATCAAATGACAGATACATTATCTAAAAGAGGGCCAGACGATACAAATACGTGGAAAAGTGAGCACGTTCTATTTGGGCATAAAAGGTTAGCGGTTGTAGATGTAGAAGGCGGAAAACAGCCGATGACATATACACATCAAAACCATGCTTATACCGTTGTATACAATGGAGAGCTCTATAACACAGAAGATATAAGAAAAGAATTGTTAAAAAGGGGCCATCGCTTTCTTGGACATTCTGATACAGAGGTTCTTCTTCACGCCTACACAGAATGGAAGGAAGAGTGTGTGACCCATTTTAATGGTATTTTTGCATTTGTGATCTGGGATAGTGAGCGTGAATTATTATTTGCAGGGAGAGACCGGCTCGGCGTCAAGCCATTTTTCTATACAGAACGTCATCATTCCTTTTTATTTGGTTCGGAAATCAAAGCGCTACTTGCTCACCCTGATATGAAAGCAAAAGTCGATCATGAAGGATTATCGGAGATCTTTGGTTTAGGACCGTCTAGAACACCAGGGCAAGGAGTGTTTAAAGGGGTAAAAGAGCTGAGACCTGCTCATGCTTTGACTTTTTCAAAAGACGGACTGCGTGTGTGGAGATACTGGAATGTCAAAAGCAAGGCGCATACGGACTCACTTGATGACACCGCCCAGCACGTCAAGCATCTCTTTACAGATGCCGTCACAAGACAGCTCGTTTCTGATGTGCCTGTTTGTACATTTTTATCGGGTGGCGTCGATTCGAGTGCCATTACCGCCATTGCCGCTAAGCACTTTGAGAAAATAGGGAAAGCACCGCTTCATACGTATTCGGTTGACTACGAAGGAAATGATCAATTCTTTGAAGCAAGTCAATTCCAGCCGAATGCTGACGGTCCATGGATTGACCGCATGACCAAGGCGTTTCAAACGAATCATCACAGCTGCGTCATTGGACAAAAGGAGCTGGCTGCTTATTTGAAAGAAGCGGTTGAGGTCCGAGACTTACCGGGTATGGCAGATATTGATTCTTCTTTGCTTTGGTTCTGCCGAGAAATTAAAAAGGACTTTGTTGTCGGTTTGTCAGGTGAATGTGCGGATGAAATTTTTGGAGGTTATCCTTGGTTCCATGCGGCAAATGAAACGAATGGTTTTCCTTGGATGAGATCGACGGAAGCCAGAACGCAGCTCTTACAAGATTCGTGGCAAAAGAAGCTGTCACTAAGAGAATATGCACAAAGCAAATATGAAGAAACCGTGGCTGAAACGCCTCTTTTAGATGGAGAAACTGGAGTGGATAAAGCCCGAAGAGAACTTTTTTACTTAAATATGGTCTGGTTTATGACAACGCTGCTAGATCGAAAAGACCGAATGAGTATGGGGGCGAGTCTTGAGGTACGTGTGCCATTTGCAGACCATCGCCTTGTCGAATATGTGTGGAATATTCCTTGGGAAATGAAAATGCATGGAAATCGTGAAAAAGGGGTTTTACGAAAAGCATTAGAGGGAATTTTACCGAATGAAGTGCTTTATCGCAAGAAGAGTCCTTATCCGAAAACACATCATCCAGCCTATACTCAGGCTGTGAAAGAGATGTTAACAGATTGCCTTGCGCAAAAAGATTCTGTCCTTCACGAATTTCTAGATGCACATCAATTAAACCAGCTGATTGAAACGGAAGGAGCCTCCTTTCAAGTGCCTTGGTATGGCCAGCTCATGAAGGGCCCGCAGTTAATCGCTCATCTGGCGCAGATTCATCATTGGTTTGAAACGTATCGAATTGATATAGAAGCGTAATAAAGGGTCGGCTTTCTTACATTTGTTGAAGGGAAGCCGGCTTTTTTAATACATAACATGAGACGAATAGAGCACATCAAAAGTTGATCTAATCTTTCTAATTTGTATAATTAACTTAAAGTGAATTAATTTGGAGGAAAAAGGATAATGGAAATCATTGTGATCGGAGCAGGACCAGGGGGACTTGCGGCAGCTATGATGCTTCAAAGCAAAGGACATGATGTTCAGGTATACGAAAAACAGCCCTTTGTTGGCGGACGTAACTCTAAGTTTCAACTCGGTGATTTCACGTTTGATACGGGTCCTACCTTTCTCAGCATGATTCATATTGCAGAGGAGCTGTTCACCTTTGCTGGTAAAAATCTTTATGACTATATTGATGTGATCGAATTAAAAGAAATGTATAGATTGATTTTTCAAGACGATCAGCTAGATATGATTCGAGATCGTGATGAAATGTATAGACGGTTAGAAGCCTTTGCACCTGGTGAGGGCGAAGGGTATTTACGATTTATGAACGATACAAAGCGCAAAATGGATCAGCTTACACCTATTTTACAAAGTAAAATGGATCGTTTTCATCACTATTTGCGTCCAAAGGTGCTCAAAGCACTTCCGCAGCTTTCATTGAATAAGAGTTTATATGATGTGCTGTCAGATTATTTCTCAAATGAATCAGTGAAATATGCGTTTACATTTCAATCAAAGTATTTAGGCATGTCACCGTGGGAGTGCCCTGGTGCTTTCTCCATTCTATCGTTTATGGAACATGACACAGGTGTTTTCCATCCGAAGGGCGGGGTCAATCAGCTGTCAGAAACGATGGCAAAAGCAGCGGCTGAAGCTGGAGCGACGATTCATCTGTCAGCTGGCGTCGAAAAATTGCTGACGGAAGGCAGGAAAGTAAAAGGCATTCGCTTAGAATCTGGGGAAGAATTACAGGCAGATGAGGTTGTTGTAAATGGAGACTTTGCACATGTGATGACAAAGCTTGTAGAACCAGGACTTTTAAAGAAATATAGCGAGAAAAAATTAAAAAAGAAAAAATTCTCATGCTCCACCTTTATGCTTTATTTAGGATTAGATATCATGTATGAGGAGCCGCATCATACCATCGTATTTTCCGATGATTATGCTCAATTTGTCAAAGGCATAACGAAAACGTATGAGCTGCCAGATGATCCTTCTATTTATATTCAAAATGCAAGTGTCACAGATGACTCGCTTGCGCCAAAAGGAAAGTCAGCTCTTTATGTGCTGGCACCTGTTGCCAACAATCAAAGCGGTATTGACTGGGAAGCGCATCAAGATGAATTTAGAGAACTTGTGCTGGACACACTTGAGCGAAAAACCGGTTTTAAGAATGTGAGACAGCATATAGAAGTCGAACGGATGATCACACCGAAGCAATGGGAGGAAGACCTTTACGTATACGAAGGAGCTACATTTAACCTTGGCCACCAGCTGACGCAGATGATGGTCCTAAGGCCGCACAATGAATTTGATGAATTGGACCATTGCTGGCTCGTAGGAGGAGGGACGCACCCAGGAAGCGGGCTGCCGACCATTTTAGAATCAGCACGTATCACGACAAATGCGATTCTTTCAAAAGAGAAACATACGCACAAAACATTGCCGCACCAAGAAAAGGGGAGCGCCTCATGAAAAAACATATATTGATTGCAGGTGGCGGGATTGGCGGGATAATCTCAGCACTTTATTTAAAAAAGGCTGGACATGATGTCACGCTTGTCGAAAAAAATGAGCGACTTGGCGGAAGACTTGCTTTTGTACGTGAGAAAGGATATAAAGTAGATGAAGGTCCGACCATTGTCCTACTTCCTGATATGTTAAAAGGTATTTTACATGAGGTTGGAATGGACGAAGCGTCTCTTGATCTTTTGCAGCTTGATCCGCTGTATACGATTCAATATCAAGATGGAACCTCCTACACGAAGTACTCTGATGCATTTCGTCAGCTAGAGGAAATCAGACGTGTATTTCCAAAAGAAGATCAAGGATTTCTAAGGTTTATGGAAGAAATGACAGACCGTTTTCAAGAAGGGCAGCAAGCCTTTCTAGAGAAATCATTTCATGAAAAACGTACATTTTTTACAAAAGCAAACATGAAGATTTTAATGAAATTAAAGGCGTATCGAACGGTTCAAAGTGCTCTGAAAAAGTATTTCTCAGACGAACGCCTGCGAGATGCATACGCACTGCAAACCCTCTATGTCGGAGGGAACCCGTATGAAGCATCTGCTATTTATTCGCTCGTTTCATATAGTGAGCACGCACATGGAATCTACTATTTAAAAGGCGGCTATGCGAGCTTAGTAGATATACTGGAGAGGCAGCTCATAAAAATGGGTGTGCATATAAGAAAAAATGAAGAAGTCACAGAGCTAGAGTTTGAGGGAAAGCGCGTGGTTACAGCAAAAGTCAGTGACGACCGTATAGCAGCTGATGCATTTGTGATCAACGGAGATTATCCAGCTGCGTTAAAACAGCTTGGTTTAGATGAACAAGATCGGCGTAAATACGTGCCGTCTTCTGGCTGTGTGATGGTGTATCTAGGGTTAAACAAGATGTACCATGATGCGCCTGTTCACCAATTTTTTATGGGCGAACACTTTGATCAGCATATGAAAGAGGTTTTTCAAACGAAGACAATCCCTCAAGATCCGTCGTTTTATACATTTAATCCATCGATCATTGATCCATCTCTTGCCCCGGCAGGCTGTAGTGTTTTATATATGCTGATTCCCGTTCCCTCAGGAGATCATATCAACTGGGAAGAGGAAACAGATTTTGTAGAGAAAATGGTCGATCGTCTTGAGAAAAGAGGCTTTCCAAGATTGCGAGAGTCGATTGTCTGGGAAAAAATCAGAACACCAAATGATTCCTTGCGAGAAGGATTGTTTGAAGGCGGCAGCTTTGGACTTGCGCCTAACTTGTTTCAATCAGGTGTGTTCCGCCCGCAAGTGAAGGTTGCTGAGACGGGCAATCTTTATGCGGTAGGTGCTTCCATCCATCCTGGCGGCGGGGTGCCGATCGTCATGCAAAGTGCAAAGCTGATGGCTTCTGTGCTGTTAAAAGATTTGAATGACAGGAAGGAAGTGAAACTAAGTGGTTGATGTACAAACAGCATTGAAATTGTGTGAGGAGACCATTCAAACCCATTCCAAAACGTTTTACCGTGCCTTTTCCATGCTGCCTAAAAAGAAAAGACAGGCCGTCTGGGCTGTGTATTCCTTTTGCCGGAGAGCAGATGATATTGTAGATGAGTCCCCCTCACCAAAAGAGGAGCTTGCCTCCTTTCGAGAGACGTTTGATCGATTTTTACATGGTGAGGTAGATCGGAATGATCCAATGTGGGTAGCGCTAGAACATACATTTCAAGAGTTTCGTATGGATGAAGCCCCGTTCCGTGACTTGCTCCAAGGTCAGGAGATGGATTTAGAGCAGCACCGGTATGAAACGTTAGATGAACTGCTCATCTATTCCTACCATGTGGCTAGTACCGTTGGACTCATGCTGCTTCCCATTATTGCACCGCGTAAAAAAGAGCAGCTGAAAGAAGCAGCGATTTCATTAGGGATTGGCATGCAGCTGACCAATATCCTTCGTGACATCGGCGAGGATAAGGCTGAAAGAGACCGCATTTATTTGCCAAAGCAAGTCATGGATCAATTCGGATATACAGAGCAAGAATTGCAAGAAGGCATTGTCAATCAAGCATTTCAGCACGTATGGGAGTACATTGCCTTTGAGGCAGAGGCATACTACGAGGAGTTTTTTGACCATCTTCATGAATTCCCGCTTTATTCACGTATATCGGTGAAAGCAGCTGCTCACTTTTATAAAGCCATTTTAGATAAAACAAGAGAAAATGAATACCGCGTGTTTACACAGCGATTATTTATTTCAAATCAGGAAAAAGCACTTATTTTAGAAGATATTACGTAAAAAAGGACTGCACCCGCAGTCCTTTTTATGTGGAAGAAAAGCGATACTCTGTCCATACCCTTGAACGCCACCGCCTATACATAAAGATGCCTCTTACCCATTCATCCACGATAAAAGAAATCCAAACCCCAATGAGACCCATCTCAAGCTGAATGCCTAACAAGTAGGCGATCGGAAGCCCGATGCCCCACATTGAAATCATCGCCATATACACTGGAAACTTCGCGTCACCAGCAGCCCGCAAGGAATTAATAATGACCATATTAAAAGAACGGCCAGGTTCCAAAATAATTGTCAATAGGAGGAGTGTGGCGGCAATTTGGATAATCTCGCTGTTGCTAGTAAAGAAAGCAAGCAAATGCGTCGATGATAAAGATAAAGCAGTGGAAGAAAGAAGGGAGATGCCAATGGCCCAGTATAAGCTTTTCATGCATCTGTGATAGGCAGCATCGAATTCTTTCGCCCCAATATGGCGCCCGATTAAAATTTGTGTCCCTTGGCTAATGGCTGCACCAAACAGCATAATGAACATCATTAAATTTTGAGTATAGACCTTTGCTGCTAATGCCTGCGTCCCCATAAACGTAATAAACAGTGTAATGATCATTTGAGAGCCGTTATAAGAAAGCTGCTCTCCAGCAGAAGGAATCCCGATTTTCAGAAGCTTTTTTAAATGTGTCCGCTGGATGTGAAACATCTTCTTCAGTGAAAAGCGTAATCCAATTCGGCGGCGTACAATGAGGATCATTGCCATTAATCCGATCAACCGAGCAAGTGAGGTAGAAAAAGCGACCCCCATCACACCTAATACGGGGAAGCCAAACGGACCGAAAATGACCAGATAGTTACCGGCAACGTTTAGCAAGTTCATTCCGATGGTGACATACATCGTATCTCTTGTATATCCGTAGCTTTTTAAAATAGCACTATACGTCATAATGAGCGCTTGAATAAAAGAAAGCAGTCCGACAATTTGTAAAAATACCGCCGCATCCGGCATGAGCTCACTTGATAGGCCCATCAGATGTAAAATGGGAACAGCTAATACAAACATGAGAAGACTAATGACAAAGCTAATCAAGAAGTTGGTTCCTAGTGAGACATAGGCGACTTGAGTCGCTTCCTGTCTGCGGCTTGCTCCTAAAAGCTGCGCAATCACAATCGTCGTTCCAGTTGTAATGAAACTGAACATGACAATCAATAAATTCAGGAGCTGGTTGCTTACACCAACTGCGGCAACACTATTATCGGAATATTGGCTGAGCATGAGGGTATCCGCGCTTCCCATGAGCATATATAAAGAGATTTCAATAAAAATAGGCCAAGTTAATGTAAATAATGAAGGATGGGTTTTCTTCCCCCTAGCTTGAATCTTTTGAATTGGCAGTGATTGAGGTTTCATCAATCAACCTCCTTTCGTATAAATCCGATTTATAGTGTACCTTGCATCGACTATAATAAGAAGAGATGAAACCGAAACTTATTGGAGAAATCCGACTTCATAAGGGGATGAATATGAATCGATTTATTACATTTACTGTACCGCCGTTCCCGGTTTATATTGCTTCAGGCAAAGGTGTATTTCATCAAGGAGAAAGACATATCTCTAGAACCTTCACTGTGTTTGATCTTCTTTATGTCACAAAGGGGGAACTATGGATCACAGAAGACAGAGAGGCTCATCACGTAAAAGAAGGAGAATATATCATTCTCTCACCTGGCTTGTCTCATGGGGGACACCTGCCATGCGAAGAAGAAACTCACTATGAGTGGCTGCATTTTTCAATTGATCCATTTGAGTTGACGAATCGGCTGAGAGAACACTGGTTTGATATGAAACAAAATCAAGCCACCTTTGAAAATCCGGCAACATATGAATTTAGCCTGCCTCGTATAGGAAAAGTGAAAGGAAGAAATGTGTTCGAAAAACATCTTTCAGCAATGCGGGCACTAAATGATGACGCGTCTGAACTGCCGCTGAAAAAACAGCTTCAGTTTGAGGAAATGCTCATTCATTTACAAAAAGAAGCATTTCATATTCCAAGTGCAAAGGAGAATGTCGCCTCAGAAGTGGTTCATTATCTTGAGCGTCACTTTATGAAGAAACTACAAATGGAAGAGCTTGCAGAGAAGCTGCATTATCATCCTGATTACATGACAAGGTGCATGCAGACTGTATATGGACTGACGCCAAACCAATACATCAATCGTCTCAAGGTCGAAAAAGCCAAAAGCATGCTTGCCTCAACGAATGATAAAATCGCAGCTATTGCTGATCACGTAGGCATTGACGACCCTACTTATTTTTCTAAACTGTTTCGGCAAAACGAAGGCATGACGCCTATCGAGTACCGTCATCTAGCAAAAAGAACGACAAAGTAAAGGAACGTGAACAGATGAAAAGGGAAAAGGAAGAGCATGTGAGCATACAAGCATTAAACGAAGCCGATTTAGAGATGGTATGGCATTTAAAATTCAAAGCACCAGATCAGTCCTATCGAAAGTGGAATGCCCCATATTTTTATGAACACGAAATCCCGCTTGCTGCATTTAAAAAACGATACTTACAGGATACATCCATTCCGCCAAAGCTATATGGCATTGAAATAGACGGCGAAATCAAAGGCACCGTGTCATATTATTGGGAGAATGAACGTACACGGTGGCTTGAATGCGGCATTCTCATTTATGACTCGCGCTTTTGGAGCGGTGGCGTTGGGACAAAGGCGTTAAGTCTATGGACTGATGAGTTATTTGCTCATATTGATATCCCTCGAATTGGTCTTACCACATGGTCGGGAAATGCACGGATGATGCGGTGCGCAGAGAAATGCGGATTTGTCCTTGAGGGGAGACTGAGAAAGGTTCGTTACTATCAAGGAGAATATTATGATTCGATGCGCTATGGGATGCTGAGAGAGGAATGGAAAAGCCTCCCGCGACAAGCTACTTAACAATGATGAATCATTTTAGGACAAAAGGATCGAATGTTTGAATAAACTGAAGAAGAAGGGGGGCTAAAAAGCATAATAGAGAACATGTAATTACATAAGGAGGAGTTTGAACGTGAGAATTACGGGGTTATTCGTTTCACTTGCTGTTGCCATTTATTTATGGTTTGATGCGCCAAAGCATGATAAAGACAAATGGCTGTGGGCCATTTTAGGTGTCCTATTTAGTACCATCGTTCTCGGTATTTATTTGATCAAGACAGAGAGGAAGGGACTTGGCTGGACAATTCTCATTTTAACGACCTTGTTTTATCTCATGCTGCTCATCTCTGTTTTGATCGGTATCATTCTTTTTTATCAGGTGAGTCCTTCATGAAGAAGGGCTTTTTTCTTTTACCTTTTGCGCAGGCACACCTGCAATAACAATCTTCTCCTCGTGAAAAGAACGGTTTACAACAGCATTTGCTCCGATTGAAATATGATTTGCAATATAGATGTCCCCAAACAGCTTAGCACCAGGGCCAATCCATACATGATCCCCAATGGTTGGCACATCCTTTTCATGATGGTTCTGACCAATATTCACCCCTTGATGAATATCACAAAATGCCCCAATTTTTGCATGCTTGTTCACAATTAAGAGACCCGTATGATTGATTCTAAGGCCAGGGCCGAAGACACCAATCGGAATATCAAAGCCAAGCTGCATGCCTTTCTTTTTATGTAAATAGCGATAAAACCATTTGCGAAGTGTAGCGCCGCTATTAGAATAGTATTCATATTTTCGTAAAATCCTTTGATATTTCCATATATCATCCCCAAACCACTTAGGTCTTTTGCGCTTAATGGCTAATGCTTTCTTATCCTGTGCCAAGTAGTGGTGAAGATCGTGCTTCGTTAAAATCATCAGATCCCTCTCCATTCTCTTTTGTTTCAGAGAAATTATACCATTATAACCATTTATATCAATATAGAAAGGCGTTTATTTCTTTCTTTTTCTACATCACTTTCATCCAGTTTCCTGTATAAAATAAGAGCTTCGTCATGAGTAGAACAAAAGAACCAGGAAGAATGATTTGTAATTTTTTTCTACATCATTCCGTCTCATCCATTTGATCTCCTTATGGCAGTAGAGGTTTGTAAAAATTACACGAAAATACTCGCTAAAAAGAGAATATAGCATTCATATGCTTTTCGAATCATCTTTTTGAATACAATTGACTTTCATATCTCACATCCTCTAGGCTAGTAAATGAAAATGATAATCTTTATCAATTGGAGGAGTGTTTTATTATGTCCATCAAAACCGTTTCTAAAAATCAGCAATTTTTAGAGCAGCAAAGTCAAAGAGAATCTAATGCAAGGTCTTACCCGAGACGGTTCCCATTAGCCATGCAAAAAGCCGAGGGTATGATCGTGACAGATGCGGATGGCAGAGAGTTTTATGACTGCCTGGCAGGCGCAGGAACACTTGCACTTGGTCACAATCATCCAGTTGTTATAGAAGCTATTGAACGTATGCTTCATGAAAAAAGACCGTTGCATACGCTGGACATAACCTCAGAAATTAAAGAAGAATTTGTGAATGAAATTTTTTCTCACTTGCCAGAAGAGTTTGCAAAAAGAGCCAAAATTCAATTTTGTGGGCCAACTGGTGGTGACGCCATAGAAGCAGCTATTAAATTAGTCAAGACAGCGACAGGTAATCGTTCCATTCTTTCATTCCACGGTGCGTATCACGGTGCGACACATGGCACGATGTCATTAAGCGGGAATTTATCTCCAAAGGAAAGAGTGCAAGGGTTAATACCTGATGTTCATTTTATGCCTTACCCATATGAATATCGCTGCCCATTTGGAATTGGAGGGAAGGATTCGCACCGCATTTCAAGTTCGTATATTGAGCGCGTATTAAATGATCCTGAAAGTGGTATTCTTCCGCCAGCAGGTATGATCTTTGAAGCAGTGCAGGGCGAGGGAGGCTCCATTCCAGCATCTATTGAATGGATGAAGGAAATGAGAAGAATCACAAAAGAAAAAGGGATTCCGCTCATTATTGATGAGGTTCAATCAGGCATCGGCCGAACAGGTAAGATGTTTGCCTTTGAACATGCAGGAATTGTACCTGACGTCATTGTGCTGTCAAAAGCCATTGGTGGAAGCCTGCCGCTTTCAGTTGTGATTTATGATAAAGATTTAGATCAATGGAATCCAGGTGCACACATCGGGACATTTAGAGGGAATCAAATGGCGATGGCTGCAGGAACCGCTACGCTTAAATTTATAAAAGAAACCAACCTGCTTGATCATGTAGAACAGTTAGGAAATCGTATGCAGGCTCACCTAAAAGACATCCAAAAACAAGTACCTGCTCTCGGTGATGTTCGAGGAAGAGGTTTAATGATTGGCGTTGAAGTAGTCAATCCAAATGAGAAACAGGATGTGGACGGAAGCTATCCAGCGAATCCAGAGCTGGCCAGTCTTATTCAAAAGAATTGCTTCGATAAAGGCTTAATTGTGGAGACAGGAGGCCGTTTCGGAAGTGTGATTCGTTTCCTGCCGCCACTCATTATGACAGAAGAACAGCTTGAAAAAGTCATCGCTATTTTTAAAGAGGCCGTGTACGATGCAATCAACTAAAGCTTCTGTAGATTCATTATTTATGAATCAAAGCCAGCTTGGAAGAGAGTCCTTCCAAGCGGCTCTTCATACATCTATCGACAGCTTACTGGAGCAGTGGCAAAAAGACACAGGACCATACAGCGGAATATTGCCTGGGAAATTAGCGGCTAGTGTCGAATCGTTATTCCGATTTCAACCGTCTGGAGAATCAATTGAATCTGTCTTTCAAGA is drawn from Bacillus pumilus and contains these coding sequences:
- a CDS encoding aspartate aminotransferase family protein produces the protein MSIKTVSKNQQFLEQQSQRESNARSYPRRFPLAMQKAEGMIVTDADGREFYDCLAGAGTLALGHNHPVVIEAIERMLHEKRPLHTLDITSEIKEEFVNEIFSHLPEEFAKRAKIQFCGPTGGDAIEAAIKLVKTATGNRSILSFHGAYHGATHGTMSLSGNLSPKERVQGLIPDVHFMPYPYEYRCPFGIGGKDSHRISSSYIERVLNDPESGILPPAGMIFEAVQGEGGSIPASIEWMKEMRRITKEKGIPLIIDEVQSGIGRTGKMFAFEHAGIVPDVIVLSKAIGGSLPLSVVIYDKDLDQWNPGAHIGTFRGNQMAMAAGTATLKFIKETNLLDHVEQLGNRMQAHLKDIQKQVPALGDVRGRGLMIGVEVVNPNEKQDVDGSYPANPELASLIQKNCFDKGLIVETGGRFGSVIRFLPPLIMTEEQLEKVIAIFKEAVYDAIN
- a CDS encoding serine O-acetyltransferase, with product MILTKHDLHHYLAQDKKALAIKRKRPKWFGDDIWKYQRILRKYEYYSNSGATLRKWFYRYLHKKKGMQLGFDIPIGVFGPGLRINHTGLLIVNKHAKIGAFCDIHQGVNIGQNHHEKDVPTIGDHVWIGPGAKLFGDIYIANHISIGANAVVNRSFHEEKIVIAGVPAQKVKEKSPSS
- a CDS encoding MATE family efflux transporter — protein: MKPQSLPIQKIQARGKKTHPSLFTLTWPIFIEISLYMLMGSADTLMLSQYSDNSVAAVGVSNQLLNLLIVMFSFITTGTTIVIAQLLGASRRQEATQVAYVSLGTNFLISFVISLLMFVLAVPILHLMGLSSELMPDAAVFLQIVGLLSFIQALIMTYSAILKSYGYTRDTMYVTIGMNLLNVAGNYLVIFGPFGFPVLGVMGVAFSTSLARLIGLMAMILIVRRRIGLRFSLKKMFHIQRTHLKKLLKIGIPSAGEQLSYNGSQMIITLFITFMGTQALAAKVYTQNLMMFIMLFGAAISQGTQILIGRHIGAKEFDAAYHRCMKSLYWAIGISLLSSTALSLSSTHLLAFFTSNSEIIQIAATLLLLTIILEPGRSFNMVIINSLRAAGDAKFPVYMAMISMWGIGLPIAYLLGIQLEMGLIGVWISFIVDEWVRGIFMYRRWRSRVWTEYRFSST
- a CDS encoding AraC family transcriptional regulator, whose amino-acid sequence is MNRFITFTVPPFPVYIASGKGVFHQGERHISRTFTVFDLLYVTKGELWITEDREAHHVKEGEYIILSPGLSHGGHLPCEEETHYEWLHFSIDPFELTNRLREHWFDMKQNQATFENPATYEFSLPRIGKVKGRNVFEKHLSAMRALNDDASELPLKKQLQFEEMLIHLQKEAFHIPSAKENVASEVVHYLERHFMKKLQMEELAEKLHYHPDYMTRCMQTVYGLTPNQYINRLKVEKAKSMLASTNDKIAAIADHVGIDDPTYFSKLFRQNEGMTPIEYRHLAKRTTK
- a CDS encoding GNAT family N-acetyltransferase, whose amino-acid sequence is MKREKEEHVSIQALNEADLEMVWHLKFKAPDQSYRKWNAPYFYEHEIPLAAFKKRYLQDTSIPPKLYGIEIDGEIKGTVSYYWENERTRWLECGILIYDSRFWSGGVGTKALSLWTDELFAHIDIPRIGLTTWSGNARMMRCAEKCGFVLEGRLRKVRYYQGEYYDSMRYGMLREEWKSLPRQAT